Proteins from one Longimicrobium sp. genomic window:
- a CDS encoding response regulator: protein MPKTVLLADDHEDNRIALQLMLERDGYRTLGARNGREAVELAQEHRPDLIVMDLAMPVMDGREANRQLKSDDRTRHIPVVMLTAMALSIDRERLGSEGFDGVLIKPVLPPHFLADVRSRIGPANPAA, encoded by the coding sequence ATGCCGAAAACGGTCCTGCTGGCCGACGACCACGAGGACAACCGCATCGCGCTGCAGCTCATGCTGGAGCGCGACGGCTACCGCACGCTCGGCGCCCGCAACGGCCGGGAGGCGGTGGAGCTGGCGCAGGAGCACCGCCCGGACCTGATCGTGATGGACCTGGCCATGCCGGTGATGGACGGCCGCGAGGCCAACCGCCAGCTGAAGTCCGACGACCGTACCCGCCACATTCCCGTGGTGATGCTGACGGCGATGGCGCTCTCCATCGACCGCGAGCGGCTGGGGAGCGAGGGGTTCGACGGCGTGCTGATCAAGCCCGTCCTCCCCCCGCACTTCCTCGCCGACGTCCGCAGCCGCATCGGGCCGGCTAACCCCGCTGCCTGA